A stretch of DNA from Ciona intestinalis unplaced genomic scaffold, KH HT000098.2, whole genome shotgun sequence:
ACTGGGAATTGGAATAATACAAGATGGAAAAGTGCTTTCTAATCCCAGACACACCTACATAACACCCCCTGGAGAAGGTTTTCTGCCAAGGGAAACTGCAAAGCATCACAAAGACTGGATTTTATCAATTTTGCGACAAGCGCTAGACGAAGCTCAGATCTCGCCAAACGATTTGGATAGTGTGGCTTACACAAAAGGCCCTGGCATGGGAGCACCATTGGTTTCAGTTGCTGTTGTTGCCAGAACCATTGCACAGCTTTGGAACAAACCAATTATTCCTGTAAATCATTGCATTGCTCATATTGAAATGGGTCGACTTATCACAGGTTCAAAAAACCCAACAGTGCTCTATGTGTCTGGTGGCAATACGCAAGTCATTGCCTATGCTGATAAGAAGTACAGAATATTTGGAGAAACTATTGACATAGCTGTTGGAAACTGCCTAGATCGCTTTGCGAGAGTGCTTCACATTTCTAATGATCCAAGCCCAGGTTATAACATTGAGCAGATGgcaaaaaaagggaaaaagtATATTCACCTTCCTTATACTGTGAAAGGAATGGATATCTCCTTTTCTGGCCTTTTATCATTTATAGAAACAGCAGccaatacaaaaataacatcaGGAGAGTGTACCGCAGAAGACCTCTGTTATTCTTTACAGGAAACCGTCTTTGCGATGTTAGTTGAAATAACGGAGCGTGCGATGGCACATTGCGGTTCCCAAGAAGTTTTGATAGTAGGAGGAGTTGGTTGTAATGTTAGATTACAGGAAATGATGGCGGTAATGGCTTCGGAGCGTGGGGCTAAGCTTTTTGCAACGGATGAACGATTTTGTATCGATAATGGAGCCATGATTGCACAAGCTGGTTCATTAATGTTTAGCTCAGGGTTAAAAGCAGCGAAGAAAGAAGACTTGCTTGAGGACTCCTGGTGCACGCAGAGATTTCGTACTGATGAAGTGCTGGTCACTTGGAGGAAgtgatgttaaaaaaacttgacaATACTGGGTTACTCCATTTCAacggattttttaaaaaaattaaaaattaattcaaaattttttaacttactaCTTTTGTATTACTATTATCCCTCgccttttgaaaaaaaatcttcaaTCATGTTTTCAAACCATAGAAAAACATGGAGATAATTTTATAGCATCAATATTTAGGCAATCGCGTTTTGTATTTTGTCATCTTGgtgctgtttatttataatcacAATGAAGGTGCCAGGAACAATTGGATACCCTATAATTGGTGACAAATCAAGGGAATTTTTAAGGTAAAATTGAATTGGTtattacattgtatataatatcAGTATGATAAATAAACAGTCTAGATAGGGTACCAGgtgtatatttaataattttaagatTTGCATTACTATAGGCTTACGGTACAGTTACGTATCAGGCCCCTTTAAAACGGTATTTAATGTTTTCTCTATTTTTGCAGCGATCCAACCAAGTTTATTACATCCCGAATAAATGAACATTCTTCCCGAATTTTTCAATGTAGGATACTCAACAACCCAACAATATTTGTATGTTCTCCTCAGGCTGTAAAAACGCTGCTCAGTGAAGGTCGGTGTGcttaacacatttaaaaaacgaatattaatgattgtatatatattgcttttgtaaaaatacattctCCCAATATgcagatttaaaatttttttaaagaatatgcaaaattacatttgtacaAGATGAAGAACAGTTAATTGAATTACCTAAAAGCTAATTGTGCAGTAATTAAGCACCACACAAAACATATTTCGAAAGTTCCGTTGTGGTTTCCGCCAAGCGATGTAGgaattcaaaattaaaatgttgagTGTTAAGATGTACAGAATCTaacaacacaaataaaaacaagaagaactgttcaacaaaaaaagaatCTTTAACGCACTTCACGCACATTCTTCAATATTAACATAGCTGTATGTGTAGCTgtctttttttaacattagcaattgatattttttgtaaacctGTAAATTACTTAATGAAATGCATATGTAGTAACTGTTAAACTATAACGACAAATGATAAAACTCCTTAAACTGACTTATATTTACAACCGCCATTGCGCAatgatttttattgtttaagttACGTAACTTGTTATACCTCAATACAAAGTGATTAGAAAATGacctgtttgttttttttagaaatggCCAATGATATTGAGCATGGCtataaaagtatattgcatCGCTTGTATGGTGATAACATTGTATTTGAAAATGATGTGACAGCCAATGAATTACACAACTGCCTCAAGAACTGCTTCCAAAATATGGAGCTTTATAAAGAAACAGTGAATAGGTGAGTAAACATGATGCCTGTGAGTTCTTTAAAAACTCAATAAAATGGTGTATAAtatgtgatatatatatgtgcttAACTGGTTgttaagtatttaaaacaaaatataaagtacCCATGTcacctttgttttaaaagaataacaTTTCATGCAGAAAGTAACCACATATACATACATCATATTACGTGACACATTATTTACTCTTAAAGTAACCCTTCTTGCACAAATAAACGTGTACACCATGATTAGACGATACTCGTGTAATTCTTAACATTgcttttatgttaaaaacttataaccaaggttttaaaacatttaatgttGTGAACTTTTACCCGAACTCAGACACTGCTTTTTCACCCTTCTATTTTCTGTTACAGGTTATGTGAACCTCTGCTCTCATCCTTGCATTTAAGGTAGGCTTTAAACCTGATATTctcttaatatatatatgatttaatGCAGCATTTTAGGAACATTTTGTTACAGAACTGAACCAGTGTACATCTACCCTGAGTTTAAGAGGGTAATGACTCGAATGTGCCTGGAATTATTCCTGGGCATCAAAACGGAATCCTGTTTGGACCAAACTGAAGAAATAACTCATCTTGCTACACAGCATTGGCATGGTTAGAAAATGtagcagtttttaaaaaaatttggaatatatatactaaaagtttcaaaataaaaactgttaatctgtttttcctttttttccgATAAACTATCAGTGACAATAACTTCAGTTTCATGCATGATGTTACTACCTAAATAATTGCCTAAAATACTGTTTCAGGGTAATGTAGAAACAATAATAGCTTAAAGAAATATAGCATATATGATAATGAAAGCCTGGTTGGAattcattaattaaatattctatTTGTGTTATCACCTGTGGCAAAGCATACCATAGAACCTGCAATTTAGACCTGAGTTGGCTTATCACCCTAAAACATCTTATTTGTAACATTGAACTATCCAGGAATTATTTCTGTTCCTGTGTCCTTGAAAATTCCCTTAGCGGGTGAGTCAACCTATAGTTTGGCTGTTCAAGCAAAAGAGAAACTACTTTCTATAATTCGATCAATTTTGTTGGGTCAAAATGGACAAGGTATTCacttaaaatttgtaatagattcaaatttagtaatttcaaaatatgtaatgtattttctattctattgtaCAAACAATCCACTTAAAATTAAGAAAAGCATAAAATTACGGTCAAAGTTGGCTTGTAATATATAACTACAGTTACATCAGCCATAGATAGCTTATCTAGCTTCAAATGTATAAACTTGGTAAAAACTTAAGTTAACTTggtaacaaatttaataaaaggtTTCTACTTCTGAGTAATAAACTATATAAttcaattcaaaataaaacaaaaataaaatccagattgtttaaaacctaataTAACTTACCAATCAACTTGCCACACTTACTGTACATTGTTTGACACACAACTAAACAATGACATATAAACGCGCGAAAATCAATTGTTCGCTAGGTGACGCTAGTGTTGCAGCAAAACTCAGACACGCCGATTTTTCAAACAGCAAGTCCCTCGAGCAACATTTACTTCTCTTTGTATCCGCTGTAATACCGAAAGCGTTTGCTTCTCTCATCACATCATTCATTATCGTTATGGCAGGCGACGACAAGGTAAATACTTAATATGTCACCCAAAAATACCTCCCGCAAATCGCATTATTCCGTCTACAGGAGGCCTTACGGGCACGGGCGCGCACCGATTCTAAATTTCTCGATCGCGTTCTCTTAGAAGTGGAGCGAATGTGGCCGCCTCTGTTTGCTGGTCGTCGTCTGGTGCGGCGAACCACCACTTTGGAAAGTTATGATTTACCGAAAGTAAGTGGATGAATATAAAGTTACCAGCTCGCCTTTCAAGCTCAATGGCCTCATCGCGCTTACTATTTTCAGGATTACGCGATCATGTATGTCACTCATGCCGCTCATCGAGATCCCGAGGTATTTCCGGAGCCGAATTCCTTTAATCCCGACCGATGGATCACATGGTTAGTACTTCGGCTTATCTTAACGCATAGATGAGACCTTTCTCTTGAAACTGAACGAAAGTGTGTGTTTATTAAGCCAACGGCTGTAAAGTCCTGAAAACTGAGTCATTTACAACTCATAGCTACAGCTTTGTCACTCGGTTCATTTACTTACCTAACAATGACCGTGCGCATAAATTATGAATTCCGCTGATTGAATCACATGTTCACAGTAACGCTGGTCAAGAGGACTTAGTACTTTGCTTTGGCTCGGGGCCGCGATGTTGTGTTGGAACTGACCTAATTCGCCGTATTCTACGTGACGTAGCGAGCCGTCTCCTGCAGAACTACGAATGGTCCTTGGCCCCACCGAATCAAGATACGTCATATAAGTACCTGCCTGTCGCTCGACCTGCGGTTCAACCAAGTATCGCATTCTCTTCATACCTCACCAATGATGAGCCTTTTTTCGACGCTTGCGGCTGACAGAAGCACTTCAAAACTCGTCCATATTACCTACTAAGCAATATCTTCAATCGCCGTCTTATGTTTTGCACATGCTATGAAACTAGGTCGCAGGTAATTGGTCCTCAATTAAGTTGCCAGTTTCCTAATTATTTGTGCGTTAAAAACACTGTAGAATTTATTTCTTCACGTAGTTCTTGCTCTTAGATTACGTATCGCCCTCCGCTGTAATTATTGCATCATGAGTAGCGTTGTGTAATGTTTTGGGTTTGTTCTCGCGGCACAAGGTACGGATGACCACGCTATGACCCAATCAAAGTGATAAAGACGCACCGATATAAACGGAACCGCAGCTTATCCTTAGGCGGCTATTCGACGTAAATCGGATCGCTTGACAAAATGCCAAAAAGACTTACGCTAATCGCGGGGCATCAGgttttttcacattttcgGGGAAGTCATTTTTACAGCCAGACACCAGCAAGCAGTCATGCCCCCAAAAATCTCGAAGTAAACCAAAATAGTTTCTGCGTATTGACtaccaaaacattttttgtttatggtGCTTTTGCTCCATCAGGCGTCTCTAAAGTAATTCTTAAACTATGACCAATTTTCGCGTAAAAAagaatacaaaatttaatcaccactgctgtgacgtcacccCGAGGTCTGGTTACGTGGGTTTTTCCTGATTTTATACTTGCTGCCGTCACGCACTGTGGGAGAATATCTATACCGTTCTTGCCACTGCTGTTGCACCTGGATTTGGAAGTGTGACAAACATCCGTCCACATATTTATATTCGTTTGACGAATGAAGTGACAGGCTGCTGTTTCTGTTTACAACAAATTTCTTATTCATTGCGTTTTGAGTGGCTTCGGGTTTATCTGCCGCGCCAATGCATTTAGCTTTCATGATTTGGTCGGCTGTGCGCCGAAAATGGGTTTATTTGGCCATCTCTCTatgatgaaatattaattCTGTTTTGTAAGACTTAAAGTTCGCCAGAATAATCTTATTTCGAGGTATCGCTAGTTTCCGCAACCTGCAGTTACATACGAGATCGTATATCTATTAATCACCACAAAAAGCTTATTATTTCGATGTCTGGTTAAATTAGAAACGAGATCATTGGGCTAACATATCCCGCACTGTATATCATTATACCAACGATATACAGTTTTTACTAACGAACCTAACACGATAGAACTTCGTATCGAATTTTTAGTTTGTATTTTACCTGCGTTTAAATGTAATCCGTTTCTTCACACCCCGCAAAAAAACGTGACTAACAGCTCATACACAGATAGTAAGCGATACGGGTCAGTGCGCAATTCCATCGATTATGGCGTCAAATAACCGACTACCATATACATTTCTCCAACAACTATTGCTAGGCATCAAAATACAAAGCAAAATTACCAGTAACCCGATCTCGAATAACGACAACCGTAATCAGTTCTATGCCGACCAAAAAAACGATACATACTCgatcattctatttttgtatGCCTATTTTCTTATGTATCTATATACACCTTATAATGTTCACTAATGTGGTAGCCGTGCTGTAacgtaaataaattttaaaaatcgttttatttgtacattttttttacggaAATCTTTATGCTGaggtaatgttttaaattaaatggcAAACGAATTCCCGGAGAGCTTATTACCACTTTCTGCGTGTAATATGGGTTGTACACAAAGATACCCGCTTTAATTTTCGGTTTGAAGGTCACTGGATGGTGAAATAATATGTTGTCACAATGCATACAACTATTGTATCATGTATGTTTATAAGTTATTTCGTCATGAGTGCGAAAACTTCCAATACACTGTAATGATGTGACGACCGTTTCCGGTATGTAGTAATTTgcgtttaatttgttttcgcacttatgttttagcaccatgttaattttaaaactgatggTCGTTCTGttataaagtaacaaaaacaagttctgtaaccaacaaaatgtttttaagcataataaacaaaacaagcaGTTATTGCAAAAAAGAGAACAAAACAATTGTGTCATTACATAGAGTTTTTTAGTCGTAAGCTGTGGTCTAACAGCTTGgctgtaaaatttaattaaaataccagCTTTATAGTGTCAGTTAGCGTCTAATTCGACTTTTTAAGTGCTTATTACTGCAGTACTGTGTGGTAACCAGTTCTCTATGAGTGAACGAAGGCGTGCCAACCACTTACACCTTATTATCCAATCGGATATAACGATTCCGAATTGTGTGGCGTATAACAAGAAGGCAAGTGTTCAGTTTCTTCCTTTCTTGGCGGTTATTTGAACATCCTCGTATTTAGTAAAATCACCATATATAACTCAGGATGCTTCATTTTTTTGCGCGTTGTGGTATATTTCAAACCATAAGTTATTAAGAACACAGCGCAATTCGACGACACAAGTTTGTCAGTAAGAAGGTGGAATATAGagataaaacatataaagcaGCGCATAAACCAAATGAAATAAGTACGGCAACAACATGGCACATAAGGAAACTGTAGGGCAAATAAGTAAGAATAATAAATAAtccaaagaaattaaaaaaaagttgaaaatcaCGTCAACAACCTAACACGAGAGTACATAAGGCAGCTTTGATATTTCGGCATCTATATCCGATTTCTTGCAATAAATATCAGCAAGCTGCAGTTGGCACAGACTGTTGGTTAACCACAGTGGCTAGGCTGAAGACAAAGATGTTATTTCTTTGTTCGATCTTGTGAGTTCGATTCGACGTCACGTGAACAATCTGTCCTCGAAGTCGCGTATTGTTCGCAGAAGTTTAGCTTCTTTCCACAATCTTGTTTCCTGTAACACGCAAACATAGGTTAGCACAAGAACTTTTCTGGTATAGGAGCATAAAACATTAGAGCAAGCGGTTGGTGCAACATTTACATAACTGAAGCCTTTTGGCATTACAACAtacaacaaagaaaacaacaatttcACCAAACGAAAGCCATATAGGTGGTCTAATATATAGAAGTAGTTACGCAGCCTGTTGAGGGAGATAGCACCATAGTAGAGATCCAGAGATTTTGTCAAACCAGAGAAAGAGAGTTGAAATGAGGCACTCTTAGTACTGACCTTATAGGTAACCTGAAGTCACAGACGCAACAGATAATCTGAAGCAGTAAAACAAGAACCAGAAAGCCGAGGCAACACAAGAAGGCTAACTTGTAATTCAATGTCTCTTCTTGCGACGGTTGACATGGACGTGTCTCGTTGTGCTACAACATAAACGACGGGTACATTATAGCCGATTTGTTCAGCTACTGCGGTGTTAGGAAATGATCCggattgttattatttattcaagcTATCCGCAGTTATCGTGTACATGACATATGTGAGTTTGTGCTGTATTGATTGTGAGAGGTTAATTGTGGTTTTTGTATACGTAATAAACGGGGTGGATGGCATCGGACGACATCATGTCGTGTAGAGAGAAAGAGCGCGAACCTTTAACCACCTTTCATGGTGTCAGTCGTGTGCATGCTGTTATGCAAGTTATGACGTGGGTTAGGCACCGAAATCATCATGCATTAAAAAggttattaatcaaaatttgcAGATAAACGCAACATGCAGCATGCGGCGGCTTAAAGTTTGTAACTGTGGCCCGTGGCACGAGGTCTTCGCTTTATTGGTCACGCAATAAAGCTCGTGCCAAGCCTACGTGGAACCTACGAAAACAAT
This window harbors:
- the LOC100178518 gene encoding beta-amyrin 11-oxidase, with amino-acid sequence MKVPGTIGYPIIGDKSREFLSDPTKFITSRINEHSSRIFQCRILNNPTIFVCSPQAVKTLLSEEMANDIEHGYKSILHRLYGDNIVFENDVTANELHNCLKNCFQNMELYKETVNRLCEPLLSSLHLRTEPVYIYPEFKRVMTRMCLELFLGIKTESCLDQTEEITHLATQHWHGIISVPVSLKIPLAGESTYSLAVQAKEKLLSIIRSILLGQNGQGDASVAAKLRHADFSNSKSLEQHLLLFVSAVIPKAFASLITSFIIVMAGDDKEALRARARTDSKFLDRVLLEVERMWPPLFAGRRLVRRTTTLESYDLPKDYAIMYVTHAAHRDPEVFPEPNSFNPDRWITCNAGQEDLVLCFGSGPRCCVGTDLIRRILRDVASRLLQNYEWSLAPPNQDTSYKYLPVARPAVQPSIAFSSYLTNDEPFFDACG